Genomic window (Rhodopirellula bahusiensis):
TGCCTGGATTGAATTCTAGAGCTGGTCAAACCGGAGGGCTCGCGCCCTGCCGCTAAAAATGGTAGCGGAACAACGCGAACTGTCCGGTGGCGCACTGAGTTTCTCATCGACAAACCGCTCGCAGCAGATCGGTTGGTTATGCCGGCGAAGCTTCGGGCGTCGTCTCGTCCGGGGTCACTTCATCCAAGCGGTGGCCGCAACGATCGCAATGAACAGCTCCAGCTCGATGACTTGATAACCCGCACTGAGCGCACCGATGATGCTCCGTCGTGGCGGCAATCTTGCCGGACAACTCAGCACTGACAAATCCGGTCGGCACAATGATCAACGAGTAACCAAGCAGAATCAGGGCCGCGGAGATGATCTTTCCGATCGTGGTGTGCGGGACAACGTCTCCATAACCCACCGTCGTCATCGTCACGATCGCCCAGTACATCGCTTGCGGAATGGAAGTGAAATCACTCTCGTGGGTTTCGCCCATCAACACCGTTTCGATTTGGTACATCAGCGTGCCACTGATCGTGACCGCCACCAAAACGACCGCCAAAAAGACAATGATTTTTTCGCGAGATTTCCAAACCGCATCCGCGAGTTCGTCCGCTTGGCTCATCATTCGCCAAAGCTTCAATACCCGAAAGACTCGCAGCAAACGAACACTGCGAAGAATCACAAACGACTTCGCTGACCGGCCCACCAACAGCGTCAGGTAGCTCGGCAGAATGCTGAGCAGATCCACGATCCCCCAAAAGCTGAACGCATACTTCAGCGGATGACGCACGCAGTAGAGTCGCAATGCGTACTCAATGGTGAACAGGATTGTGAGAACCCACTCGAGCGCCCAAAACCAGAGAGCAAGTCTGCTGGTCGGCGTCGCTGAATTCGGATCTCGCTGCAAGTCGTATTCTGGCACGGTTTCCAGTGACACCAGCACAATGCTGGCGATGATGGCGACCAGCAACGCGATGTCGAAACCACGACCGAGTGGTGAATCAGCTTCGAAGATCACGTCGTAAATCGTCTGCCGGGCACCAGGCTCAGCAGGACGCTGGATCAATCGACGCCGCAACACTTTTTCGGTCGCGGTGCTCATGTCATTTGAGGACCGCGAGAAACGTGAACATCACATCGCTGTTCGATGATTTCCAAGTGATGCAGCAGGTGCCCCGCCGTCACCCAGGCCATCCCGCGAACGCTGATCCGGTTGTCGTCGACCGTTCCAACGTTGTCCCATGCTCTTGGGTCAATCCGTCGCAGCAACGTTGTGTTGGCTTGCCGGCAAAACCCCAATTCGGAAATCAGCTCTCGCATGTTCCCCAAACCAAAGCGTGCCGCCGCGTAAGCATTTTCATCCCACGCAGGCTGATTGTTTTGATCTCCCGCCGCGATTCGCAGCATTCGATCGCCGCCGATTCGCTCCGCATCGACGCAGTGTTCAACGACCTGGCGAATCGTCCACGAGTAAGGCTGGTGGACTTTATCGATTTGCTCAGCGGAGAGACTGCCTGCCAATTCGCAAACCCAGTGCAACTGGTCGTCCATGGCTTTCAGAACGCATTCACCAGGAACACGGCTCACCAATTCACGGTGATAATCCGACGACAACTCGTCCTCGCCAGGCCGGCGACTCTTGAAGCGGCTCACGACTGGATTGGCTTGCATCAGTTTTCAAACTCGATCACTTGAAGGTCAGGGTGGTTCTCAGCCAATTCATCGATGACGTCGAATCCGATGCTGGTGTTGGCAACGTTCATGCTCTTCAGGTTGGGAAGTTTCGCCAACTCGAGGAAGCTACTGTCGCCAAGTTGCGTCCCAGCAACATTCAACGTTTTCAACTTGGTCATTTTCATCAAAACGGGCAATGCTTCGTCCGTCACCGAAGTGGACTTCAGATTCAATTCTTCCAAATTGACCAACGCGTCCAATCCCGCCAGCGTCTCGTCGTTCGTTTTGGTTTCCCAAAGTCCGAGATACGTCAGGCCAGTCAGTTTACCCAACTGAGCGATGCCTTCGGGGGACGCCAAACGACATTCCGAAATATCGACATAAGTCACAGCGGGCAGTTGCGAGATGACTTCCAATCCTTTGTCGTCAACCGAAGAATCGCGAAGTTCAAATCGAGCAAGAGCTTTGTTGTTGGCAATGTGCTGGATGCCTTCCCCGGTCACGTCACAGCCACGAATCCGCAGACGCTTCAGCTTGGACAGGCTTTTCAGTTCAGCCATCGCAGCGTCGTTGATCTTGGAGTAATCA
Coding sequences:
- a CDS encoding ion transporter; protein product: MSTATEKVLRRRLIQRPAEPGARQTIYDVIFEADSPLGRGFDIALLVAIIASIVLVSLETVPEYDLQRDPNSATPTSRLALWFWALEWVLTILFTIEYALRLYCVRHPLKYAFSFWGIVDLLSILPSYLTLLVGRSAKSFVILRSVRLLRVFRVLKLWRMMSQADELADAVWKSREKIIVFLAVVLVAVTISGTLMYQIETVLMGETHESDFTSIPQAMYWAIVTMTTVGYGDVVPHTTIGKIISAALILLGYSLIIVPTGFVSAELSGKIAATTEHHRCAQCGLSSHRAGAVHCDRCGHRLDEVTPDETTPEASPA
- a CDS encoding DinB family protein, coding for MQANPVVSRFKSRRPGEDELSSDYHRELVSRVPGECVLKAMDDQLHWVCELAGSLSAEQIDKVHQPYSWTIRQVVEHCVDAERIGGDRMLRIAAGDQNNQPAWDENAYAAARFGLGNMRELISELGFCRQANTTLLRRIDPRAWDNVGTVDDNRISVRGMAWVTAGHLLHHLEIIEQRCDVHVSRGPQMT